The Anoplopoma fimbria isolate UVic2021 breed Golden Eagle Sablefish chromosome 20, Afim_UVic_2022, whole genome shotgun sequence genome includes a window with the following:
- the LOC129109362 gene encoding cysteine-rich venom protein pseudecin — translation MFAFLICILTLQQVHSACVVQDICTENSAVQAEIVDVHNAFRREVQPTASDMLLMSYSEDVAVSAQDWVDKCLLRHGPPSTRMLNGYEQGENLFYSSSPLSWTDVIGAWHSEVSHFLYPNGSSDGKTIGHYTQVVWNSSYRVGCGMTLCPNNIYLYGCHYYRAGNFRGWIPYKAGTPCASCPNHCVDKLCTNPCPYINKFINCPTLKDTTGCKNSFVKSWCPASCKCIDEIIPIY, via the exons ATGTTTGCCTTCCTGATTTGCATCTTGACTCTGCAGCAAGTTCACTCTGCCTGCGTTGTG CAAG acatttGCACTGAAAACTCAGCGGTTCAGGCTGAGATCGTTGACGTTCACAATGCCTTCCGGAGAGAAGTTCAGCCGACTGCTTCTGACATGCTGTTAATG AGCTATAGTGAGGATGTAGCAGTCAGTGCTCAGGACTGGGTTGACAAATGTTTACTTCGTCACGGACCACCCAGCACCCGCATGCTCAATG GATATGAACAAGGTGAGAATCTGTTCTATTCATCTTCACCTCTGTCGTGGACGGACGTCATCGGTGCCTGGCACAGTGAGGTGTCACACTTCCTGTATCCCAATGGCTCCTCCGACGGCAAAACTATTGGTCACtacacacag GTGGTGTGGAACAGCTCCTACAGAGTTGGCTGTGGGATGACATTGTGCCCTAACAACATCTATTTATATGGCTGCCATTATTACCGAGC AGGGAACTTCAGAGGATGGATACCTTACAAGGCTGGAACCCCGTGTGCTTCCTGTCCCAATCACTGTGTAGACAAACTCTGCA CCAACCCCTGTCCTTACATAAACAAATTCATCAACTGTCCAACCTTGAAAGACACAACTGGATGCAAAAATTCTTTCGTGAAGTCTTGGTGTCCTGCTTCGTGCAAATGCATCGATGAAATCATTCCAATATACTAA